From Streptomyces sp. TLI_105, the proteins below share one genomic window:
- a CDS encoding YihY/virulence factor BrkB family protein — protein sequence MTRTPKSEHGDDREPTTGGPASVGPDEQVEERAPDRLSEMPKRSWKAVLRGTLKEFKDDELTDRAAALTYYGVLALFPALLVLVSLLGVAGESATKQVLDNLQKLTPGSARDVIGNAVQQLQGNAGIGSLLAVVGLAVAVWSASGYVAAFIRTSNAVYDMPEGRPVWKVLPLRLALTVTLMILAVVSALIVVFTGGLARQAGAALGIGDSALTVWSIAKWPVLVLLVTIMIAILYWAAPNAKGRGFKWVTPGSFLALVIWMVASAGFAFYVANFGSYNKTYGALAGVIIFLVWLWITNLAILLGLEFDAEMSRQRAVAGGHPEDEEPYVEPRDTRKWSDEDRRRLG from the coding sequence ATGACACGTACGCCGAAATCAGAGCATGGTGACGACCGCGAGCCCACCACGGGCGGGCCCGCGAGCGTGGGTCCCGACGAGCAGGTCGAGGAGCGGGCTCCGGACCGACTCTCGGAGATGCCGAAGCGGTCGTGGAAGGCGGTCCTGCGCGGCACGCTGAAGGAGTTCAAGGACGACGAGCTCACCGACCGGGCCGCCGCGCTGACCTACTACGGCGTGCTGGCCCTCTTCCCGGCTCTCCTGGTGCTCGTGTCGCTGCTCGGCGTCGCGGGCGAGTCGGCGACCAAGCAGGTCCTGGACAACCTCCAGAAGCTCACACCCGGCTCGGCCCGCGACGTGATCGGCAACGCGGTCCAGCAACTCCAGGGCAACGCGGGCATCGGCTCGCTCCTGGCCGTCGTGGGTCTGGCCGTGGCGGTCTGGTCGGCCTCCGGATACGTCGCCGCGTTCATCCGCACCTCGAACGCCGTCTACGACATGCCCGAGGGCCGGCCGGTGTGGAAGGTCCTGCCGCTGCGGCTGGCACTGACCGTCACCTTGATGATCCTGGCCGTCGTCAGCGCCCTGATCGTCGTCTTCACGGGTGGCCTGGCCCGCCAGGCAGGTGCCGCCCTCGGCATCGGTGACAGCGCGCTGACGGTGTGGTCGATCGCGAAGTGGCCGGTCCTGGTCCTGCTCGTGACGATCATGATCGCGATCCTGTACTGGGCGGCTCCCAACGCGAAGGGCCGTGGTTTCAAGTGGGTCACCCCCGGCAGCTTCCTGGCGCTGGTGATCTGGATGGTCGCCTCCGCCGGCTTCGCGTTCTACGTCGCGAACTTCGGCTCGTACAACAAGACCTACGGTGCCCTCGCCGGCGTGATCATCTTCCTGGTCTGGCTGTGGATCACCAACCTGGCCATCCTCCTCGGCCTGGAGTTCGACGCCGAGATGTCCCGCCAGCGCGCGGTCGCCGGCGGGCATCCGGAGGACGAGGAGCCCTATGTGGAACCCCGGGACACCCGGAAGTGGAGCGATGAGGACCGCCGTCGTCTGGGGTGA